The Nocardioides campestrisoli genome includes a window with the following:
- a CDS encoding uracil-xanthine permease family protein, whose translation MPWSLHGDGKTVAADAIVRPEERLSWPRTIGFGGQHVVAMFGATFLVPIITGFPPSTTLLFSGLGTLLFLLLTRNRVPSYLGSSFAFIAPIQASMTEGGMGAALFGIMVTGLLLAAVGLLVNVTGTGWIDALMPPVVTGAIIALIGFNLGGVASSNYEQAPWIATLTLATIVVVAVLFRGLAARLSILIGVAVGYAAAAVSGAIDFAPVSDAAWIGLPELTTPDVSWSVVPMFLPVVLVLIAENVGHVKSVAHLVGDDSINARTGNALLADGLATALAGAGGGSATTTYGENIGVMTATRIFSTAAYWVAGLFAILLSLSPKVGALLNTIPAGVLGGVTVALYGLIGLIGIKVWIDNGVDFGRPVNQYPAAAALIIGIGDLTLNAGEMTFTGIALGTVAAVVIYHVMAGLERWRNGSADAGQSGVETSGAGAASGAKASRVEEVGVDPEGGRQA comes from the coding sequence ATGCCGTGGAGCCTGCACGGAGACGGCAAGACCGTCGCCGCCGATGCGATCGTCCGGCCCGAGGAGCGGCTCTCGTGGCCGCGGACCATCGGCTTCGGGGGCCAGCACGTGGTCGCGATGTTCGGCGCCACCTTCCTCGTGCCCATCATCACCGGCTTCCCGCCGAGCACCACCCTGCTCTTCTCGGGTCTGGGTACCCTGCTGTTCCTGCTGCTCACCCGCAACCGGGTGCCGAGCTACCTGGGCTCCTCGTTCGCGTTCATCGCGCCGATCCAGGCCTCGATGACCGAGGGCGGCATGGGCGCCGCGCTGTTCGGGATCATGGTCACCGGACTCCTGCTCGCCGCCGTGGGCCTGCTGGTCAACGTCACCGGCACCGGCTGGATCGACGCGCTCATGCCCCCCGTGGTCACCGGCGCGATCATCGCCCTGATCGGCTTCAACCTGGGTGGGGTCGCCTCGAGCAACTACGAGCAGGCGCCGTGGATCGCCACCCTCACCCTGGCCACGATCGTGGTGGTCGCGGTCCTCTTCCGCGGTCTCGCTGCCCGGCTCTCGATCCTGATCGGGGTGGCCGTCGGCTACGCGGCGGCCGCGGTCAGCGGGGCGATCGACTTCGCCCCCGTCTCCGACGCCGCGTGGATCGGCCTGCCCGAGCTCACCACCCCCGACGTCTCCTGGTCGGTCGTGCCGATGTTCCTGCCCGTCGTGCTGGTCCTCATCGCCGAGAACGTCGGGCACGTCAAGAGCGTCGCCCACCTCGTCGGTGACGACTCGATCAACGCCCGGACCGGCAACGCGCTGCTCGCCGACGGTCTGGCGACCGCCCTCGCCGGGGCGGGCGGCGGCTCGGCGACCACGACGTACGGCGAGAACATCGGCGTGATGACCGCGACCCGGATCTTCTCCACCGCCGCCTACTGGGTCGCGGGCCTGTTCGCGATCCTGCTCAGCCTCTCCCCCAAGGTCGGCGCCCTGCTCAACACCATCCCGGCCGGGGTGCTGGGCGGTGTCACCGTCGCGCTCTACGGCCTGATCGGCCTGATCGGCATCAAGGTGTGGATCGACAACGGGGTCGACTTCGGCCGCCCGGTCAACCAGTACCCGGCGGCGGCGGCGCTGATCATCGGCATCGGCGACCTGACCCTGAACGCCGGCGAGATGACCTTCACCGGGATCGCGCTGGGCACGGTGGCGGCCGTGGTCATCTACCACGTGATGGCGGGCCTGGAGCGCTGGCGCAACGGCTCGGCCGACGCCGGGCAGTCCGGTGTCGAGACGTCCGGTGCTGGGGCAGCCTCCGGGGCCAAGGCGTCCCGCGTCGAGGAGGTCGGCGTCGACCCGGAGGGCGGCCGGCAGGCCTGA
- a CDS encoding TetR/AcrR family transcriptional regulator, whose product MGRRREHDLDAVLDHARSLWAEGGAGAVTIRALSAASGVSNGAIYHAFGSRDGLMATVWTREAGRLLDLQDTLVQSARDAAPDPEAAAVAAVVAAATAPATYAVEHPDGARLLLSVTDDRLLDGDLAPEQRDHLLSLRTSLGSRIAGLSTQLWGRDDRAAQAVVRACVVQLPAALLHPRALLDAATARSLLERAVRGVLAGPPPPPPERPEGT is encoded by the coding sequence GTGGGTCGCCGCCGCGAGCACGACCTGGACGCGGTGCTCGACCATGCCCGGTCCCTGTGGGCTGAGGGCGGCGCCGGGGCGGTGACCATCCGCGCCCTGAGCGCTGCCAGCGGCGTGAGCAACGGCGCGATCTACCACGCGTTCGGCTCGCGGGACGGCCTGATGGCGACCGTCTGGACCCGGGAGGCCGGGCGCTTGCTGGACCTCCAGGACACCCTGGTGCAGTCGGCGCGGGACGCCGCACCCGACCCCGAGGCCGCCGCCGTGGCCGCCGTGGTCGCCGCGGCCACCGCCCCGGCGACGTACGCCGTGGAGCACCCCGACGGCGCCCGGCTGCTGCTCTCGGTGACCGACGACCGGCTGCTCGACGGCGACCTGGCCCCCGAGCAGCGCGACCACCTGCTCTCCCTGCGGACCTCGCTGGGGAGCCGGATCGCCGGCCTCTCCACCCAGCTGTGGGGTCGCGACGACCGGGCCGCCCAGGCGGTGGTGCGGGCCTGCGTGGTCCAGCTGCCGGCGGCGCTGCTCCACCCCCGGGCACTCCTGGACGCCGCGACCGCCCGCTCGCTGCTGGAGCGTGCGGTGCGCGGCGTCCTCGCCGGCCCGCCGCCCCCGCCGCCTGAGCGACCCGAAGGGACGTGA
- a CDS encoding enoyl-CoA hydratase-related protein, with protein MPTLTTDGPIWTLDLGDDENRFSLEWLSTTAALLDEVAGSDQPAALVTTGSGKFFSNGLDLEWLGAHPDQLGSYVDRIHGLFAQVLTLPVPTVAAVNGHAFGGGAMLAMAHDHRVMRSDRGFFCFPEVDIHIPFTEGMSALITAKLTPRAAIDSMTTGRRFGGDDAAETGLVDVATDLDSLLGTAADLVRDRAGKDRTTLGAIKRTMYAQVVEALTRPQG; from the coding sequence ATGCCCACCCTCACCACCGACGGACCGATCTGGACCCTGGACCTCGGCGACGACGAGAACCGCTTCTCGCTGGAGTGGCTGAGCACCACCGCCGCCCTCCTGGACGAGGTCGCCGGCTCGGACCAGCCCGCCGCCCTGGTCACCACCGGCAGCGGCAAGTTCTTCTCCAACGGCCTGGACCTGGAGTGGCTCGGCGCCCACCCCGACCAGCTCGGCAGCTACGTCGACCGCATCCACGGCCTCTTCGCCCAGGTCCTGACCCTGCCCGTGCCGACGGTGGCCGCGGTCAACGGCCACGCCTTCGGCGGCGGCGCGATGCTGGCGATGGCGCACGACCACCGGGTCATGCGCTCGGACCGCGGGTTCTTCTGCTTCCCCGAGGTGGACATCCACATCCCCTTCACCGAGGGCATGTCCGCGCTGATCACCGCCAAGCTGACCCCCAGGGCCGCGATCGACTCGATGACCACCGGACGACGCTTCGGCGGCGACGACGCCGCGGAGACCGGGCTGGTCGACGTCGCCACCGACCTGGACTCGCTGCTCGGCACCGCCGCCGACCTGGTGCGCGACCGGGCCGGCAAGGACCGGACGACGCTGGGGGCGATCAAGCGGACCATGTACGCCCAGGTCGTCGAGGCGCTCACCCGCCCGCAGGGCTGA
- a CDS encoding MGMT family protein → MAARVMDEEYVEQVLALVERVPAGRVTTYGALADEVGRGGPRLVGRVMSLHGGAVPWWRVVRADGRPAECHDGEAVRRLLEEDVPFAAPGRVDLRRAGWWTPD, encoded by the coding sequence GTGGCCGCCCGGGTGATGGACGAGGAGTACGTCGAGCAGGTGCTCGCCCTGGTCGAGCGGGTGCCCGCGGGCCGGGTCACCACCTACGGTGCCCTCGCCGACGAGGTCGGGCGAGGCGGCCCCCGGCTGGTCGGCCGGGTGATGTCCCTGCACGGCGGTGCCGTGCCGTGGTGGCGGGTGGTGCGGGCCGACGGACGGCCGGCCGAGTGCCACGACGGGGAGGCGGTACGCCGGCTGCTGGAGGAGGACGTGCCGTTCGCCGCACCTGGCCGGGTCGACCTGCGCCGGGCCGGCTGGTGGACGCCGGACTGA
- the rlmC gene encoding 23S rRNA (uracil(747)-C(5))-methyltransferase RlmC, protein MDCAHYDAHRCRSCSWLEVARPDQLAAKQAEVRALLEPLGDPEWLPPVAGPEAGFRNKAKMVVAGTVDSPTLGILDERRAGVDLRDCPLHTDGLRATLPVLADFVTTAALTPYDVTSRRGELKHLLVTESPDGELMVRFVLRSYEPVPRIRKHLPTLLALLPGVRVVSVNLQPEHKAVLEGEQEQVLHGETLPMRVNGLTLHLRPQSFFQTNTEVAAALYRQAAAWVDEVLPGPGRVWDLYCGVGGFALHLARPGREVSGLEVSAEAVASARTSAEEAGLADVSFEAGDATAYVLGALDGPDSRSAPDLVVVNPPRRGIGPELASRLEASGVEHVVYSSCSPASLARDLAAMPSLRPVRARLLDMFPHTAHAEVLVLLSRDPAAAPD, encoded by the coding sequence ATGGACTGCGCCCACTACGACGCCCACCGGTGTCGCTCCTGCTCCTGGCTGGAGGTCGCCCGACCCGACCAGCTGGCGGCCAAGCAGGCCGAGGTGCGGGCCCTGCTCGAACCGCTGGGCGACCCTGAGTGGCTGCCCCCGGTCGCCGGTCCCGAGGCGGGCTTCCGCAACAAGGCCAAGATGGTCGTCGCCGGCACGGTCGACTCCCCCACCCTCGGCATCCTCGACGAGCGGCGTGCCGGGGTGGACCTGCGCGACTGCCCGCTGCACACCGACGGGCTCCGGGCGACGCTGCCGGTGCTCGCCGACTTCGTCACCACCGCCGCGCTGACGCCGTACGACGTGACCAGTCGCCGCGGCGAGCTCAAGCACCTGCTGGTCACCGAGTCGCCCGACGGGGAGCTGATGGTGCGGTTCGTGCTGCGCTCCTACGAGCCGGTGCCCCGGATCCGCAAGCACCTGCCCACGCTGCTCGCGCTCCTGCCCGGCGTGCGGGTGGTCTCGGTCAACCTGCAGCCCGAGCACAAGGCGGTGCTGGAGGGCGAGCAGGAGCAGGTGCTGCACGGCGAGACCCTGCCGATGCGGGTCAACGGGCTGACCCTGCACCTGCGCCCGCAGAGCTTCTTCCAGACCAACACCGAGGTCGCGGCCGCCCTCTACCGCCAGGCCGCCGCCTGGGTGGACGAGGTGCTGCCCGGTCCCGGCCGGGTCTGGGACCTCTACTGCGGGGTAGGCGGCTTCGCCCTGCACCTGGCTCGCCCCGGGCGTGAGGTGAGCGGGCTGGAGGTCAGTGCCGAGGCGGTCGCCAGTGCCCGGACCAGCGCCGAGGAGGCGGGCCTGGCGGACGTCTCCTTCGAGGCCGGCGACGCGACGGCGTACGTCCTGGGCGCCCTGGACGGCCCGGACTCCCGCTCCGCGCCCGACCTGGTGGTCGTCAACCCGCCTCGGCGCGGGATCGGCCCGGAGCTCGCGAGCCGGCTCGAGGCCTCGGGCGTCGAGCACGTCGTCTACTCCAGCTGCTCCCCCGCGTCGCTGGCCCGCGACCTGGCCGCGATGCCGTCCCTGCGCCCGGTCCGCGCCCGGCTGCTGGACATGTTCCCGCACACCGCGCACGCCGAGGTGCTGGTGCTGCTGAGCCGTGACCCCGCCGCGGCACCGGACTGA
- a CDS encoding MFS transporter, giving the protein MSTLASYRRLLELAGPLYFVVAFFGRLPLSMSQLGTLLLVSSVTDSYATGGLAAGVLAVANAVGAPVAGALADRFGQRPVLLVQSGAGAAALAGLVSAAEQGAGGATLVAAAALSGMLIPQVGPLSRARWRPMLGHSDPHRERLLNTAFSYDGAADEAAFVLGPAAVGILVAVASPSAAVVAAAVGLLVFGTAFALHPTARRRPVGWDADAASGAGHSTPAPSASAPAPRVLTPVFVALLVALLSVGALFGATQTGTSVLADASGQSGLTGLVHATLGIGSVIAGLGTALLPASFAQERRMVLCAGFLLVFSLPLLLVDSLGTLTLVVLALGFGVAPFMISAFTLGERTLPPGRFALGLSLLGSSVNVGYAVGAGIAGRLADHLGQDRGHTAAFAVTVSAMVVAVLVSLGLLRRLRRLERGALSEASAPETAHPLLDVR; this is encoded by the coding sequence GTGTCTACTCTCGCCTCGTACCGGCGACTCCTCGAGCTCGCCGGTCCGCTGTACTTCGTCGTCGCCTTCTTCGGCCGCCTCCCGCTCTCGATGAGCCAGCTGGGCACCCTGCTCCTGGTCTCCTCGGTCACCGACAGCTACGCCACCGGCGGTCTCGCCGCCGGCGTCCTCGCGGTCGCCAACGCCGTCGGCGCCCCGGTCGCCGGCGCGCTGGCCGACCGGTTCGGGCAGCGTCCGGTCCTGCTCGTCCAGTCCGGGGCCGGCGCTGCCGCGCTGGCCGGTCTGGTCAGTGCCGCCGAGCAGGGGGCGGGCGGCGCGACGCTGGTCGCCGCCGCCGCGCTCTCCGGGATGCTGATCCCGCAGGTCGGCCCGCTCTCCCGGGCGCGCTGGCGACCGATGCTCGGGCACAGCGACCCGCACCGGGAGCGGCTGCTCAACACCGCGTTCTCCTACGACGGTGCCGCCGACGAGGCCGCGTTCGTGCTCGGCCCCGCCGCGGTCGGCATCCTGGTCGCGGTGGCCTCGCCGTCCGCCGCGGTGGTCGCCGCGGCCGTCGGCCTGCTGGTCTTCGGGACGGCGTTCGCCCTCCACCCGACGGCGCGTCGTCGCCCGGTCGGGTGGGACGCGGACGCGGCGTCCGGAGCAGGCCACAGCACGCCGGCGCCCTCGGCGTCCGCCCCGGCGCCGCGCGTGCTCACCCCGGTCTTCGTCGCGCTCCTGGTCGCGCTGCTCAGCGTGGGGGCGCTCTTCGGCGCCACCCAGACCGGCACCAGCGTGCTCGCCGACGCCAGCGGCCAGTCCGGCCTGACCGGCCTGGTGCACGCCACGCTCGGGATCGGCAGCGTGATCGCCGGCCTCGGTACGGCGCTGCTCCCGGCCTCCTTCGCCCAGGAGCGGCGGATGGTGCTCTGCGCGGGGTTCCTGCTGGTCTTCTCGCTGCCGCTGCTGCTGGTCGACTCCCTGGGCACGCTCACCCTCGTGGTGCTGGCCCTGGGCTTCGGGGTCGCCCCGTTCATGATCAGCGCGTTCACCCTGGGCGAACGCACGCTTCCGCCCGGGCGGTTCGCCCTGGGCCTGAGCCTGCTCGGCAGCTCGGTCAACGTCGGCTACGCGGTCGGCGCCGGGATCGCGGGCCGGCTCGCGGACCACCTCGGCCAGGACCGTGGGCACACCGCGGCCTTCGCGGTCACGGTGTCGGCGATGGTGGTCGCCGTCCTCGTCTCCCTGGGCCTGCTCCGCCGGCTCCGGCGCCTGGAGCGGGGCGCCCTTTCCGAGGCGTCAGCCCCGGAGACGGCCCATCCACTCCTCGACGTCCGCTGA
- a CDS encoding aminopeptidase P family protein, whose protein sequence is MSEQLSSESTAPRTESHDPAVPPAYAAFMRTGWAEQHRQVPRHPVAPHAAARRARLAEAFPGERLVLPAGTFKVRSNDTDYRFRPDTAHTYFSGNQTTDAVLVVEDGESVLYARPRSSRETDEFFRDRQYGALWAGERPSLPELADGLGLEVRHVSELPDALAHGPKTRVHRGVSEAVDALLPADPSTDDELARVVSEMRLVKDAWEVEQLQEACDITTLGFEDSVREWDRVLEHGERWIEGTFFRRARAMGNDIGYDSIVGGGSHATTLHWIDNTGPIVPGQLVLLDMGVEGRSLYTADVTRTLPVSGAFTPLQRDLYELVLTAQTRGIEAVRPGAPFLAAHDAAMTVLAHGLADLGLLPVPAEEALDPESKVYARWTLHGTSHMLGMDVHDCGRAAPEAYTKAELAEGMVLTVEPGLYFQADDLLVPEELRGIGIRIEDDILVTADGSRNLSAALPRASADVEEWMGRLRG, encoded by the coding sequence GTGAGCGAGCAGCTGAGCAGTGAGTCGACCGCGCCCCGGACCGAGAGCCACGACCCCGCCGTGCCGCCCGCGTACGCGGCGTTCATGCGCACCGGCTGGGCCGAGCAGCACCGGCAGGTGCCCCGGCACCCGGTGGCGCCGCACGCCGCCGCCCGCCGGGCCCGGTTGGCCGAGGCGTTCCCGGGCGAGCGGCTCGTGCTGCCCGCGGGCACCTTCAAGGTGCGCTCCAACGACACCGACTACCGCTTCCGCCCCGACACCGCCCACACGTACTTCTCCGGCAACCAGACCACCGACGCGGTGCTGGTCGTCGAGGACGGCGAGTCGGTGCTCTACGCCCGGCCGCGGTCCTCGCGCGAGACCGACGAGTTCTTCCGGGACCGCCAGTACGGCGCCCTCTGGGCCGGGGAGCGCCCCTCCCTGCCCGAGCTGGCCGACGGACTCGGCCTGGAGGTGCGCCACGTCTCCGAGCTGCCCGACGCGCTCGCGCACGGCCCCAAGACCCGCGTGCACCGCGGGGTGAGCGAGGCCGTCGACGCGCTGCTGCCCGCGGACCCGTCGACCGACGACGAGCTGGCCCGGGTGGTCTCCGAGATGCGGCTGGTCAAGGACGCCTGGGAGGTCGAGCAGCTCCAGGAGGCGTGCGACATCACCACCCTGGGCTTCGAGGACTCGGTGCGCGAGTGGGACCGGGTGCTCGAGCACGGCGAGCGCTGGATCGAGGGCACCTTCTTCCGCCGGGCGCGGGCGATGGGCAACGACATCGGCTACGACTCGATCGTGGGGGGCGGCTCCCACGCGACCACCCTGCACTGGATCGACAACACCGGGCCGATCGTCCCGGGCCAGCTGGTGCTGCTGGACATGGGCGTGGAGGGGCGCAGCCTCTACACCGCCGACGTCACCCGCACCCTGCCCGTCTCGGGCGCCTTCACCCCCCTGCAGCGCGACCTCTACGAGCTGGTGCTGACCGCCCAGACCCGCGGCATCGAGGCGGTCCGCCCGGGCGCTCCGTTCCTGGCCGCCCACGACGCGGCGATGACCGTGCTCGCGCACGGCCTGGCCGACCTGGGCCTGCTCCCGGTCCCGGCGGAGGAGGCCCTCGACCCGGAGTCGAAGGTCTACGCCCGCTGGACGCTGCACGGCACCTCGCACATGCTCGGGATGGACGTGCACGACTGCGGCCGGGCCGCCCCCGAGGCCTACACCAAGGCCGAGCTGGCCGAGGGCATGGTGCTCACCGTCGAGCCGGGCCTGTACTTCCAGGCCGACGACCTGCTGGTCCCCGAGGAGCTGCGCGGGATCGGCATCCGGATCGAGGACGACATCCTGGTCACCGCCGACGGCAGCCGGAACCTGTCGGCCGCCCTCCCCCGCGCCTCAGCGGACGTCGAGGAGTGGATGGGCCGTCTCCGGGGCTGA
- a CDS encoding PrsW family intramembrane metalloprotease, whose product MSSHGRDSVAFTLVVTLLAFLGAVAMVLVILLSGAPKTLAAATLLAFLPVGPLVGCFLWLDRYEPEPRRLLAAGLAWGAFVATAAALVLQGLGGFFGGFDDRDMLAGVAPLTEEATKGLFLLLLLWWRRGELDGVLDGLVYAGMVGIGFAFVENILYLAAAYDGTDGLGPGGTEALTATFVVRCLVSPFAHPLFTAFIGIGVGVAVASRSKVVRVLAPVAGYVLAVLSHGLWNASALAGTGGFLAVYVTVMFPAFVAVVAFAVWLRRSERRMLARALDDAARRGLLPVSDIRWLIDLGARRAGRRHARQSGGEAAERAMRDYQQAAVELGFLHHRYLRGTPPPDYAARGQLFVQRLQAARPYVSFPGQVVPTR is encoded by the coding sequence ATGTCCAGCCACGGTCGCGACAGCGTCGCTTTCACGCTCGTCGTGACGCTCCTGGCGTTCCTTGGAGCGGTGGCGATGGTGCTGGTCATCCTGCTCTCCGGAGCCCCGAAGACCCTGGCCGCCGCGACCCTGCTGGCCTTCCTGCCCGTGGGGCCCCTGGTCGGCTGCTTCCTGTGGCTCGACCGCTACGAGCCCGAGCCCCGGCGGCTGCTGGCGGCGGGGCTGGCCTGGGGCGCCTTCGTGGCCACCGCCGCGGCCCTGGTGCTGCAGGGACTCGGCGGGTTCTTCGGCGGCTTCGACGACCGCGACATGCTCGCGGGAGTCGCGCCGCTGACCGAGGAGGCGACCAAGGGCCTCTTCCTGCTGCTCCTGCTGTGGTGGCGGCGCGGAGAGCTGGACGGGGTGCTCGACGGTCTGGTCTACGCCGGCATGGTCGGCATCGGGTTCGCGTTCGTGGAGAACATCCTCTACCTGGCCGCCGCCTACGACGGCACCGACGGCCTGGGGCCGGGCGGCACCGAGGCGCTCACGGCCACCTTCGTCGTCCGCTGCCTGGTCAGCCCGTTCGCGCACCCGCTCTTCACGGCCTTCATCGGCATCGGCGTCGGCGTGGCCGTGGCCAGCCGCAGCAAGGTCGTGCGCGTGCTCGCCCCGGTCGCGGGGTACGTCCTGGCCGTGCTGTCCCACGGGTTGTGGAACGCGTCCGCCCTGGCCGGGACCGGAGGCTTCCTCGCCGTCTACGTGACCGTCATGTTCCCGGCCTTCGTCGCGGTCGTCGCCTTCGCGGTGTGGCTGAGGCGATCCGAGCGCAGGATGCTCGCCCGAGCCCTCGACGACGCGGCCCGGCGCGGTCTGCTCCCGGTCTCCGACATCAGGTGGCTGATCGACCTCGGCGCCCGTCGGGCCGGGCGCCGGCACGCCAGGCAGTCCGGGGGAGAGGCCGCCGAGCGGGCCATGCGCGACTACCAGCAGGCGGCCGTGGAGCTCGGCTTCCTGCACCACCGATACCTCCGCGGCACCCCGCCGCCCGACTACGCCGCCCGCGGGCAGCTCTTCGTCCAACGTCTCCAGGCCGCCAGGCCCTACGTCTCCTTCCCCGGACAGGTGGTCCCCACGCGATGA
- a CDS encoding dynamin family protein: MTEPSPTPEPSPEGARMLTALVRLRGALQGAALPLEVPGVEDQRTARAEMISQLEDYVIPRLMTIEAPMLAVVGGSTGAGKSTLVNSLVGRRVTQPGVLRPTTRSPVLVHNPADGHWFGQDRLLPELERVERSTDDPSALQLVPSDTIPPGLAVLDAPDIDSVEEANRTLAAQLLAAADLWLFVTSAARYADQVPWQFLREASERSAAVAIVLDRTPEDAVETVASHLARMLASRGLKDSPLFTVHEGPVDDEGLLPPESVAEIRSWLDSLAADAGARAAVVRQTLDGAIRRVARRTHEVADAEAGQVAAVTRLREDAERAYDAGIAAVHEASADGTLLRGEVLARWQEFVGTGELLRSLETRVGWLRDKLVNAIKGKPQQAERVQVAVESGLETLLTEHAEAAAERAEASWQSLASGQALLADAGEDLGRASRDFRRRAERAVRDWQGDVLAMVRDEGADKRTTARFLAYGVNGLSVALMVVVFAHTGGALVGAEAGIAGGGAVLGQKLLEAVFGDQAVRSLAERARKDLDRRVAELFDVERRRYLDLLDRLGVSTQSPETLREAARRVDDLRFAQATPAGPDSAAGTGAGGD; the protein is encoded by the coding sequence ATGACCGAACCCTCACCCACCCCCGAGCCCTCCCCGGAAGGCGCGCGCATGCTCACCGCGCTGGTCCGGTTGCGGGGGGCGCTCCAGGGAGCCGCGCTCCCGCTGGAGGTCCCCGGCGTGGAGGACCAGCGCACCGCCCGGGCGGAGATGATCTCCCAGCTCGAGGACTACGTGATCCCGCGGCTGATGACCATCGAGGCGCCGATGCTGGCGGTGGTCGGCGGCTCGACCGGCGCCGGCAAGTCGACGCTGGTCAACTCCCTGGTCGGGCGCCGCGTCACCCAGCCCGGCGTGCTGCGCCCCACCACGCGCTCCCCGGTCCTGGTGCACAACCCCGCGGACGGCCACTGGTTCGGCCAGGACCGGCTGCTGCCCGAGCTGGAGCGGGTCGAGCGCAGCACCGACGACCCGTCGGCCCTGCAGCTGGTGCCCTCGGACACCATCCCGCCCGGGCTGGCCGTCCTCGACGCCCCCGACATCGACTCGGTCGAGGAGGCGAACCGGACCCTGGCCGCCCAGCTGCTCGCGGCGGCGGACCTGTGGCTCTTCGTCACCTCCGCGGCCCGGTACGCCGACCAGGTGCCCTGGCAGTTCCTGCGCGAGGCCTCCGAGCGCTCCGCTGCGGTCGCGATCGTGCTCGACCGGACCCCTGAGGACGCGGTCGAGACGGTGGCCAGCCACCTGGCGCGGATGCTGGCCAGCCGCGGGCTCAAGGACTCGCCGCTGTTCACCGTGCACGAGGGCCCGGTCGACGACGAGGGCCTGCTGCCCCCGGAGTCGGTCGCGGAGATCCGGTCCTGGTTGGACTCGCTCGCCGCGGACGCGGGGGCACGGGCGGCCGTGGTGCGCCAGACGCTGGACGGGGCGATCCGCCGGGTCGCGCGCCGTACCCACGAGGTCGCGGACGCCGAGGCCGGGCAGGTCGCGGCCGTGACCCGCCTGCGCGAGGACGCCGAGCGCGCCTACGACGCGGGGATCGCCGCGGTCCACGAGGCCTCCGCCGACGGCACGCTGCTGCGCGGGGAGGTGCTCGCCCGCTGGCAGGAGTTCGTCGGCACCGGCGAGCTGCTGCGCTCCCTGGAGACCCGCGTGGGCTGGCTGCGCGACAAGCTGGTCAACGCGATCAAGGGCAAGCCCCAGCAGGCCGAGCGGGTCCAGGTCGCGGTCGAGTCCGGCCTGGAGACTCTGCTCACCGAGCACGCCGAGGCGGCCGCCGAGCGGGCGGAGGCGTCCTGGCAGTCGCTCGCCTCCGGGCAGGCGCTGCTCGCAGACGCCGGGGAGGACCTGGGCCGGGCCTCCCGCGACTTCCGCCGGCGGGCCGAGCGCGCGGTGCGCGACTGGCAGGGCGACGTGCTGGCGATGGTGCGGGACGAGGGGGCGGACAAGCGGACCACCGCCCGGTTCCTCGCCTACGGCGTCAACGGTCTCTCCGTGGCCCTGATGGTCGTCGTCTTCGCCCACACCGGCGGAGCACTGGTGGGCGCCGAGGCCGGCATCGCCGGCGGCGGCGCGGTGCTGGGCCAGAAGCTGCTCGAGGCGGTCTTCGGGGACCAGGCGGTGCGGTCGCTGGCCGAGCGGGCCCGCAAGGACCTGGACCGCCGGGTCGCGGAGCTGTTCGACGTCGAGCGCCGGCGCTACCTGGACCTGCTGGACCGGCTGGGAGTGAGCACGCAGTCGCCGGAGACCCTGCGCGAGGCGGCGCGGCGGGTCGACGACCTGCGCTTCGCCCAGGCGACCCCCGCGGGACCGGACTCCGCCGCTGGAACGGGTGCGGGCGGAGACTAG